The nucleotide window CGATCGGCGTCGGGATCCGGAGATGGGTCACCTACCACGGCTTCGCCCTGAACGTGACGACCGACCTCTCGTATTTTCGGCGCATCCACCTGTGCGGGCTGAAGGGGCGGGAAGCGACCTCGATCGCGCAGGAGTCGGGGAGCGCACCGCCGATGGAGGCGGTCCGTGGCGTGGTGGCCGAGGCGTGCGGACGCCGCCTGGAGGGGTTTGCATGAACCCGTCCCGCGCCTCGCGCCCCGACTGGCTGAAAGTCCGCGCCCCTGTCGGGAAGCGCGTGGAGGAGGTGTCGGCGGCGCTTGCCCGCCATGGCCTTCGCACGGTGTGCCGAGAAGCGCGGTGCCCCAACGTGGGGGAGTGCTGGGGGGCGGGGGCGGCGACCGTGATCCTCCTGGGCGACGTGTGCACGCGGGGGTGCGCCTTCTGCAGCGTGACCGCCGGGGTGCCCGCCCCGCCCGATCCCGCCGAACCTTCACTTGTGGCGAAGGCGGCGGCGGAACTCTCCTGGCGGCACGTGGTGGTCACCTCCGTCACCCGCGACGACCTCCCCGACGGCGGCGCGGCGCACTTCGCCGCCGTCGTCCGCGCGTTGCGACGGGAGGCGCCGGGGGCCACGGTCGAACTGTTGGTTCCGGACTTCGCCGGAAACGTCGACGCGCTGCGGTGCGTCGTCGACGCCGCCCCCGACATCCTCGCCCACAACGTGGAGACCGTCCCCGGACTCTACCCGGTGGTCCGGAAAGGGGCCGACTACGATCGATCCCTCGGTCTTCTCCGCCGCGCCGCCGCGATGCGTCCCTCCCTGTTGCTGAAATCCGGGATCATGGTCGGGTTCGGGGAGACCGAAGGGGAAGTGACGGGGGTCTTTCGCGATCTCTTCGCCGTGGGATGCCGTTCGATCACGGTGGGGCAGTACCTGCCGCCTTCCAGGGATCACCTGCCGCTCTCCGAATACGTCTCCCCGGATCGGTTCGACCTCCTCGCGGAAGCGGCGCGCAGGATCGGCTTCGATCGCGTTCTGTCCGGCCCTCTCGTCCGCAGCTCCTACTACCGGGCGGGCTGACGTTCCGTGCGGAGCATCCTGCACCTGGACCTCGACGCGTTCTATGCTTCGGTGGAGGTGCTGGATCGCCCGGAGTTCCAAGGAAAACCGGTGATCGTGGGCGGCGACGAGCTTCGAGGCGTGGTGGCGGCGGCATCGTACGAGGCGCGCAAATTCGGGGTCCACTCGGCGATCCCGACGGCGACGGCGAAGCGGCTCTGCCCGAAGGGGATCTTCCTGCCCGTCCGCATGTCCCGCTATGCGGAGATGTCCGACACGGTGTTCGCCATCTATCGACGATTCACTCCACTCGTGGAACCGCTCTCCATCGATGAGGCGTTCCTCGACGTCACCGGGTGCGAGCGGTTGTTCGGCTCCTCGGAAGAGGTGGCGCGGAAGATCAAGGCGGCGGTCCGGGAAGAGACGGGGCTGACCGTTTCCGCCGGTGTGGCGCCGAACAAGTTCCTCGCCAAGATCGCGTCGGATCTCGGAAAGCCGGACGGCCTCACGATCGTCCCCCTCGGCGGAGAGCAGGCGTTTCTCGACCCGCTTCCGGTCGGAAAGCTTTGGGGGGTGGGGAAGGTGACGGAGGAGACACTCCTCGGGCGGGGGATCCGGACGATCGGAGATCTGCGCCGCTCGTCGCGGGAGGCGCTCGGGCGGGCGTTCGGGGTGAACGGTGAGCACCTGTTCGAACTGGCCCGCGGGGTCGACGACCGACCGGTCGAGACGGAGCGGGACGCGAAGTCGATCGGCCACGAGGACACCTTCGACCACGATCTGCGCGATCGTGGAGCGATGAGGAGGGAGCTGCTTTCGCTCGCCGACCGGGTGTCGTCGCGGCTGCGACGTGGCGGGATCAAGGGAAAGACGGTCACGCTGAAGGTGAAGTACAACGACTTCGTCCAGGTGACACGGGCGGCGTCCCTGTCCGACCCCACGGACGACGGGGGAACGATCTACCGATGCGCGCTGGACCGGCTGCTCGACACGGAAGCGGGAGCCCGGCCCGTCCGGCTCCTCGGGATCTCGGTGTCGAAGCTCGTCCCGGCGGCGGGTGCGCCGAAGAGGGACCGGATGGAACAGCTCGGCCTCTTCGGCCGGCCGCGCGGGGGAACCCCGGAGCCGCCGAAACCCGTGGACCCGGAGAAAAAGGAGAGCCTCAACCGGGCGGTGGACCGGATCCGGGAGAAGTTCGGGCCCGGAGGGATCATCCCCGGGGCCCTCCCCCCTTCCTGAACGAGTGGCAGGAGATGCACGCCCCCTTGGCGGCGTTGTGCTCCTTCATGTCACTGTGGCACTCGAGGCAGGTGTCGCGCCCCGAGACGGACCACACGTGCGGCTTGTGGCACTCCGTGCAGGCGGCGTCGGGGTGGCCTCCCTTCCCGTGCAATCCGGACAGGGCGTCATGGCAATCCTTGCAATCGTTGAGTGGTTTCGCCTCCCCCGGTTTTTGATGACAATCCGTGCAAGCCATCTTCATCATCGGGGCCGAGGTGTCGAACTTGTGGCACTCCACGCAATCGGATGGAGGGCGGTAGCCGGCGGAGTGGCAGCGGCTGCAGAGAATCCGGGCATGCTTTCCCATCAGCTTGACGGGATGCCACGGCATCTTCCTGTCCGGGGAGACGGCTCCCAGCGGCATCAGGGGCCCCCGCTCGGGCGTCGTGTGGCACTCCGAGCACTCCATGCTCAGGACCTTCCCCTTCTTCGAGACGTGGCGCCCGTCGTGGCAGCGGAAGCACCCGGGCCAGTTCCGGTGCCCGATGTTGGAGGGGTACGTCTTCCAGTTGACGTTCATGGCGGGAAAGACGCTGCGGTCGTAGATCTCGGTCGCGGTCTTCGCCGCCTTCTCCACGTCCGCTTTGCGTGCCTCGTAGATGGCGGGGTACTTTTGCCGGTAATAACCCGCGATCTCGGCCGTGAGCCCTTCGTGGGCCTTCTCACGCGTGGGGTATTCGCGCACCAGCGCGTCCACCACCAGTTTCTTCGCCCAGGGAAGCGTCCTGGAGATGAGCCCGGTGGTCATGGCCCGATCCACCCCGGTCTCCGGCGGCAGGTAGACGTGCGTGGGCCGGTTGTGGCAGTCCATGCAGTCCATCTCGTTCTTCTGGATTGCCGCGAGCTGCTCCTTGCTCCCCTTGTAGTCCAGGCTCGTATACTCATCCTCCAGATCGCCCTTGGCGTCCCGTACCTCGATCCACGGGATCTCCTGCTTCTGGCGGTCCACGGCGATGTAGTTGACCTTGTTCTGGATGATCATGTGCCAGTGAATCCCGGCGGTGCCACCCAGCGCAGCGCTGCCCCCGCCCGTCTTCATCCCGATGCTGATCTGCTCGGGGGTGTTCTTCTCGTCGTACCGGAAGTGCGCGATCTGCATCAACTGGGTGCCGAAGAACTTCGCCGGCCAATGGCACTCCTCGCACGTTTCCCGAGCCGGGCGCAGGTTCTCGATCGGGGTCGGGATGGGGCGCGGGTACGACTTCGTCATCACGGCGAGGACCTGGCGGACTCCCGAGATCTTCGCCTTGACGTACCAGGAGGCGCCGTGCCCGACGTGGCAAGCCACGCAGCTCACCCGCGCGTGGGGCGACGCCAG belongs to Deltaproteobacteria bacterium CG2_30_66_27 and includes:
- a CDS encoding lipoyl synthase, producing the protein MNPSRASRPDWLKVRAPVGKRVEEVSAALARHGLRTVCREARCPNVGECWGAGAATVILLGDVCTRGCAFCSVTAGVPAPPDPAEPSLVAKAAAELSWRHVVVTSVTRDDLPDGGAAHFAAVVRALRREAPGATVELLVPDFAGNVDALRCVVDAAPDILAHNVETVPGLYPVVRKGADYDRSLGLLRRAAAMRPSLLLKSGIMVGFGETEGEVTGVFRDLFAVGCRSITVGQYLPPSRDHLPLSEYVSPDRFDLLAEAARRIGFDRVLSGPLVRSSYYRAG